Below is a window of Dethiosulfovibrio faecalis DNA.
CTTCACCGGATAGCCGCTATAGCTTATCGGGGCTATCACCTTCGTCCTGTGAGACAGTTTTTCCATGGCCTTTTCGGGATCGAGACATCCGGTTCTCTCGTCTATATCGGCGAAAACAGGGACCCCTCCCTGATAGAGAGCCGCATTGGAGGTGGCGGCAAAGGTCATGGGAGACGTGAGGACCTCGTCTCCCTTCTCCACTCCGGCGGCGAACATTGCTCCGTGCAATGCGGAGGTACCGTTACTGAAGGTAACGGCGTATCTACACCCGACCTTGGCCGCCAGGGCCTTTTCGAAGGACTCCACCGTAGGGCCCTGGGTCAGCCAGTCTCCTCTGAGAACCGAGCAGACAGCCTCTATATCCTTTTCGTCTATATATTGATGCCCGTAGGGGATCATGAAAACACCGCCGCTTTCTTATAAAATTTTTATCGAACCATGGAGAGTATGGCCCTGGCCACCCTCTTCGCTCCGTCGGTGGACACGCAACCGGCAGGAGGGGGGAAGGCCTTTTCTATGGCACCGTGCAGGATTTCGGGGGATACGTCTTTCCACCACCCCAAGTCGATACCCCAGCCAAGTTCGGACAGGGCCCGTCCTATCCTTCTCTGGTTTTCCGCCACCTGAAACACCACCACCGGTTTGCCGAGTGCCATCGCCTCGTAACAGGTCACGCTGGAGGTACAGACCACCGAGGAGGCCCTGGCCATCAGTCCGTCGAAATCGGAAGGAGCCCTCATCAGGGTCAATCCGTCCTTCTTATCAGCCATCCGAGACACCTTATCAAAATAATCGTCCGGCACCATAGGACCCAACACTGCTACCATAGGAGGCCAGGAAACATCGTACCACCGAGCCATATCCAGTGTCGCCACACCGATATCGGAAGATCCAGCGACAAAGAGAACGAAACCGTCGTCTTTAGGAAGCAGCTCCCGAAAGGACCTTCTAAGCAGACAATACTTTGGCCCAAGAAGCTTCACGACTTTATCGCCGTATGGAATAGAGTCGGAGTCGACGTTGTAGTTAAGGATAAAATCTGCGTGTCTATCCACAGGGAGATGGCGAAAATCGTCTACGATCATCAGCTTGGTATAATGTCTAATACCCTCAAGGATCGACGGAGAAAAACGATAGCTGTCGGCGATGACCATATCCACCCCATCGAACTGCCCCGGCCTGTGGAGCTCCGAATAAAAGGCAGGGGAGCCAAAATCGGGAAAATCGCCACCGGCGGCCTCGGGTATACAAAAGCGAACCGAGAAGCCCCCCTCCTCCAAAGAGGCGGCCAAGGCCCTGCACCGGCTGATGTGTCCTCCACCGATGGAGGGACCTCCGTCGGCTAGGATCAGGATATTAGCTATAACCTTCTCCAACCCCAAAGCCTAACCTGGCCTTTTAAGCCCAAGGGGGGGAGATCAAGGGCTAGCTTATTTATCGGGGCATCATAAGATGGACTTTTTCCATCCTCTTTAGCCATCCAAGCATTAATAACCCTGCTCAAAAAATAATAGGTAGAACTAAAGTTCTCTATGAATTCAAGCTTTACCCCAGGGCAATCAACGGACTCTATTTCTGAATCAAAAAAGTAGCGGTTATGCCAGGGCTTTTTTATCTCGTCCAAACCTAAAGAGGATCTGAACAGATTAATCTCGTCCAGGCCTTCAGAGCTGTTTTCGCACATGAGGAAAAGGCCGTCTTTTTTTAGCAAAGAAAATATCTTATACATTGCATCCTTTTGTTCCTCCCAGGAGGGCAAGTTAATAAGACATCTCTCGGTATAAATAATATCGTATTTAGGGCTATCTTCGATGGATGCGACATCAGAGACGTAAAACCTAACATCACCGAGAAGATCGGCATTCTTGATATTTTTATACGCCTCCTTTATCATACCCTCAGAGAAGTCAACTCCACATATGTTCAGCTTGAATTTACTAGCTATCTCCATACAGGTAATACCGTTACCGCAACCGACATCTAGAACGTCGATTCCATCTCTCATGTACTCCATTATTTTTTTTTCTTCTAGTTTTTTCATTAAAAAATCATTGGAGCCAGCAACTTCTCCCATCGAGGATCGCTCTTCCCAAAAATCTCTTATCCTCTGTCCGTCTTTCATATAAACATCCCCCATAATAACCATTCATCTTTCTCTATATCGTTCTTTGCCGTCCTGCCAATTACATTTTTCTTGTGTTTTGAGAATATCCCATAGCCAGGTCTTTTGCAGGTTAACATGTCCTCTGTTATCACAGTTCCTGCTGGAATATCGCAAGAGGCATGTAAGCTCCTTCTGCCCTTCTCGTAAAACTCCATCTCCTCTTCGGAAGGGCCTAGCTTCCTGCCGTCTCCCATGGCGGACTCCACGTCCCTGATCTGACGGACCAGCTCCTTTAGCTCCCCTGGCTCTATGGCAAAGGGATGGTCCGGTCCCTCCATGGACCTGTCCAAGGTGAAGTGTTTCTCCACGACGGAGGCCCCCATAGCCACGGCGGCCACGGAAACGTGGACCCCGGGGGTGTGGTCCGAAAGCCCCACAGCGGTGCCGAAAGCCCTACGGATGGTCTCCATGGACCGGAGGTTCATTATATGGGCCGGAGCAGGATAGACTGAGGCACACTGGAGAAAGATGACCTGCTCGTTTCCGGCGTTGCGACAAGTGATGTAGGCGTCCTGTATCTCCTCCATGTTGGCAAGGCCAGTGGATATTATCATAGGCTTGCCTTTTGAGGCACAGTAGCCCAGCAGATCTAGGTCCACTATCTCGAAGGAGGCGATCTTGAAGAAATCGCTCACCTCGTCCAACTCGTTAACAGCCTTATGGTCAAAGGGAGTGGCAAAAAAGAGGATGCCCTTTTCCTTGCAGTAGGAGGCCAAGCCAGGAAGCCAGTCCCTTGGGGTCTCTATCTCCGATATGAGGGTATGGAGATCTTTGTTGTAGCTGGAGTGAACCGGTGTTTTTTTAGAAAAAAGAGTATCAGCCGAGTATATCTGAAATTTGACCGCATCAGCCCCAGCCTCGACAGCGGCGTCTATGTGTCGTAAGGCCAGGTCGTAGGAACGATTGTGGTTCGCCCCTACCTCCGCTATTATGAAGCAGGGGTGTTTTTCGCCTACAGGCCTTCCTGCCATGAGTATAGAGTCCGTCATGGAAGAACCTCCTTTTTTTTATAAACTTACTCTTCGTTTTTTTTCTCTATCATACGGAATATCTGCTCTGCCCTTTTCCAGTCGTCCAACGTGTCTATGTCTTGAACTCTCCAGGACGGCAATATGACGGGCCTGGCGTTTCGGCTGAAGAAGAGGGGGCCCTCTTCTGGCATCTCCGATACGTTCAGCCAGTAAAACTGCCCCGCATCATGGTATGCCTCCGGCAGATCCTGCGATCTCGAGGACTGGTATTCCGGCCAGATCATCTCCACATGGCCGCCCTTGGAGAGCTTCAATCCACGGTATATTGGATATTCGAAGGGGGTGACGGAGAAGGAGGATACCGCTCCCTCTTCGCAAACTTTTTCATATCCTTTTGTTATATCCTCTGCCTGTACGAACGGGGCCGTGGCGTATATACAGCATATATGGGTGACGATGTCTCCTCGTTTTTCATGCCATTCCAGGCAGTGACGGACGACCGCATCGGTTCCGGTATGGTCGTCCGATAGTCTTTCCGGACGGATAAAGGGAACTTCGGCACCGTAGGAACGAGCTACGTCGGCTATTTTTTCGTCATCCGTCGAGACTATCACCTTGTCGAAAAGACCTGTTTTCACAGCGGCCTCTATGGAGTAAGCCATTATCGGTTTGCCCCAAAATGGTCGTATATTTTTACCCGGTATTCTCTTGCTTCCCCCTCTGGCGGGGATCAGGGCTGTTATCATTTTACACTCTATCTTTCGCAGTTACGCTCTATCATTTGCGCTATTTCTTCGACCGTAAGGAACCATTCGTTTTCTCCTGAGCTATACACGAAATCCTCCGCTACTGGTTTGCCGGTCTCTCCCAGTTCGTTTCTTTGAAAATCCCTGTGAGACTGAAAGGTAAGCGACGGCGTTATGACGAAGTGGTCTTCGAACTCGAGGACGTTTCTGGCATCGTCCAGAGGACACATGA
It encodes the following:
- the pseF gene encoding pseudaminic acid cytidylyltransferase; translation: MITALIPARGGSKRIPGKNIRPFWGKPIMAYSIEAAVKTGLFDKVIVSTDDEKIADVARSYGAEVPFIRPERLSDDHTGTDAVVRHCLEWHEKRGDIVTHICCIYATAPFVQAEDITKGYEKVCEEGAVSSFSVTPFEYPIYRGLKLSKGGHVEMIWPEYQSSRSQDLPEAYHDAGQFYWLNVSEMPEEGPLFFSRNARPVILPSWRVQDIDTLDDWKRAEQIFRMIEKKNEE
- a CDS encoding class I SAM-dependent methyltransferase codes for the protein MKDGQRIRDFWEERSSMGEVAGSNDFLMKKLEEKKIMEYMRDGIDVLDVGCGNGITCMEIASKFKLNICGVDFSEGMIKEAYKNIKNADLLGDVRFYVSDVASIEDSPKYDIIYTERCLINLPSWEEQKDAMYKIFSLLKKDGLFLMCENSSEGLDEINLFRSSLGLDEIKKPWHNRYFFDSEIESVDCPGVKLEFIENFSSTYYFLSRVINAWMAKEDGKSPSYDAPINKLALDLPPLGLKGQVRLWGWRRL
- a CDS encoding N-acetylneuraminate synthase family protein encodes the protein MTDSILMAGRPVGEKHPCFIIAEVGANHNRSYDLALRHIDAAVEAGADAVKFQIYSADTLFSKKTPVHSSYNKDLHTLISEIETPRDWLPGLASYCKEKGILFFATPFDHKAVNELDEVSDFFKIASFEIVDLDLLGYCASKGKPMIISTGLANMEEIQDAYITCRNAGNEQVIFLQCASVYPAPAHIMNLRSMETIRRAFGTAVGLSDHTPGVHVSVAAVAMGASVVEKHFTLDRSMEGPDHPFAIEPGELKELVRQIRDVESAMGDGRKLGPSEEEMEFYEKGRRSLHASCDIPAGTVITEDMLTCKRPGYGIFSKHKKNVIGRTAKNDIEKDEWLLWGMFI